GCGGTATGACAAATTGGTTTATGATCGGGGCCGCTGCAAGGTTTGCGGTGCTTGTATTGATTATTGCTGCAAGAATGCCCGGGAAGTTGTTGGCAAAGATTATACTGTTCCCGAACTTATGATTGAAATTGAGAAGGATCGTTCCTTTTATGAACATTCTGGTGGTGGTGTGACACTGTCCGGTGGGGAGGCGATGATGCAGATTGATTTTGTCGAACAACTTATCAAGGCCTGCAAAGATAGTGGAATCTCCGTTGTCATGGATACTTGTGGCTATGCACCAAGTGAGAATTTTCTCCGCATTGTGAATGATGTTGATCTTTTTCTCTATGATATTAAATTGATGGACCCAGATCTTCATTATCGTTATACAGGACAGGATAATGCTTTGATTTTGAAAAACTTGCGGCTATTATCTGATCAGGGAGCGAAAATTGATTTACGTCTACCTCTGATTGAGGGTATTAATACGAACGATGAAGAGATCCAAAACGTGATCGATTTTGCAAGTTCTCTTCATATTTATTCGATTCATCTTTTGCCTTATCATGATATTGCTAAAGGAAAATATCATAAATTAGACGTAGAATATTGTGGGGAAAAATTTTTAATTCCGTCTGATGAACGCTTGCAAGCGATTGCGGCAATGTTTAAAAATCGAAATTACCAAATAATGATTGGAGGATGAATGATGGAACGTCGAGGGATGAATGAAAGGATTCAAAAATTGCGGGAGCAAAGTGTCAATGCGGAGCCTCATCTGTCGATTGAACGAGCTAGGCTGGTTACGGAAGCCTATGAAAAATATCTTGGCACAGTAGAAACCCCTATTTTGCGGGCACTTACCTTTCAACATATTATGGAGAATAAAATATTGTGTATCAATGATGGGGAGCTGATTGTAGGCGAAAAAGGGGAACTGCCCCAATCTGCACCGATCTTTCCCGAATTATGCTGTCATACACTTGAAGATTTTGATGTGATGGATAAAAGGAAAATAATATTTTTCAAGGTTAATGATGAAGCAAGAAAGGTTCAGACAGAGAAAATTATTCCGTTCTGGAAAAATCGCTCCATGCGTAAATTAATTATGGACCGGATGGCACCC
This genomic window from Pelorhabdus rhamnosifermentans contains:
- a CDS encoding trans-4-hydroxy-L-proline dehydratase activase — protein: MQGALIFNIQKFSVHDGPGIRTTIFFKGCPLACQWCHNPESQNYCTEMMVNPDRCTQCGQCEQHCPEQAITWRYDKLVYDRGRCKVCGACIDYCCKNAREVVGKDYTVPELMIEIEKDRSFYEHSGGGVTLSGGEAMMQIDFVEQLIKACKDSGISVVMDTCGYAPSENFLRIVNDVDLFLYDIKLMDPDLHYRYTGQDNALILKNLRLLSDQGAKIDLRLPLIEGINTNDEEIQNVIDFASSLHIYSIHLLPYHDIAKGKYHKLDVEYCGEKFLIPSDERLQAIAAMFKNRNYQIMIGG